GGGCGGTCGCCTCCTAAAAGGTAACGGAGGCGCCCAAAGGTTCCCTCAGAATGGTTGGAAATCATTCGTAGAGTGTAAAGGCACAAGGGAGCTTGACTGCGAGACCTACAAGTCGAGCAGGGTCGAAAGACGGGCTTAGTGATCCGGTGGTTCCGCATGGAAGGGCCATCGCTCAACGGATAAAAGCTACCCCGGGGATAACAGGCTTATCTCCCCCAAGAGTCCACATCGACGGGGAGGTTTGGCACCTCGATGTCGGCTCATCGCATCCTGGGGCTGTAGTCGGTCCCAAGGGTTGGGCTGTTCGCCCATTAAAGCGGTACGCGAGCTGGGTTCAGAACGTCGTGAGACAGTTCGGTCCCTATCCGTCGTGGGCGTAGGAAATTTGAGAGGAGCTGTCCTTAGTACGAGAGGACCGGGATGGACACACCGCTGGTGTACCAGTTGTCTTGCCAAAGGCATCGCTGGGTAGCTATGTGTGGACGGGATAAGTGCTGAAAGCATCTAAGCATGAAGCCCCCTCAAGATGAGATTTCCCATTCATTTGAAGTAAGATCCTCAAAGACGATGAGGTAGATAGGTTCGAGGTGGAAGTGTGGTGACACATGGAGCTGACGAATACTAATCGATCGAGGACTTAACCAAAACAAACTTGAACGAATTCAATGTCTTTATCCAGTTTTGAGAGAACAAAGTTCTTTCAATTAAATAGTGAAGTGATAATGGCAAAGAGGTCACACCCGTTCCCATACCGAACACGGAAGTTAAGCTCTTTAGCGCCGATGGTAGTTGGGGGCTTCCCCTGTGAGAGTAGGATGTCGCTTCGCACTAAACACCACTGATTTTTCAGTGGTGTTTTTTTATGATTAAAAAAGCCCCCAACTCCAAGAACCGAAGGTTCGATCGGCGCGGTGGAGAAACGGATGATGATAAAAAGAGGACTGAATATAAGTAAGGATTCGAGAAGTGAGAGGACCAAGGAGTTCAAGGAAGCGAGGAGTGAGGAGCGGAATGTACTAGGTACATGAGCACCGAAAGGACGAAGGTGACGCAGAAATCCGAAGGTCATCGGACTTCGAGATAGTGCTGATGGTTAGTAGGGGGAATCCCCTGTGAGAAATAGACGAGCGCTTCGCACTAAACACCACTGATTTTTCAGTGGTGTTTTTTTGTATCTAAAAAAGCCCCCAACTCCAAGAACCGAAGGTTCGATCGGCGCGGTGGAGAAACGGATGATGATAAAAAGAGGACTGAATATAAGTAAGGATTCGAGAAGCGAGAGGACCAAGGAGTTCAAGGAAGCGAGGAGTGAGGAGCGGAATGTACTAGGTACATGAGCACCGAAAGGACGAAGATGACGCAGAAATCCGAAGGTCATCGGACTTTGAGATAGTGCTGATGGTTAGTAGGGGGAATCCCCTGTGAGAAATAGACGAGCGCTTCGCACTAAACACCACTGATTTTTCAGTGGTGTTTTTTTGTATCTAAAAAAGCCCTAAAGCTAAGAACCGAAGGTAATTCACCTAAGATTCATGTGCACGATGAAACTTCTCGTGGACAAAACTAATCCCAGAAGCAAAGAAAACGTCCACGAGAAAGCGTCTCGAGGACAAAACTCATCCCAGAAGCAAAGAAAATGTCCACGAGAAAGCGTCTCAAGGACAAAACTCATCCCAGAAGCAAAGAAAATGTCCACGAGCAAGCATCTCGCGGACAAAACTCACTCAAGAAGTGAAGAAAACGTCCACGAGCAAGCGTCTCGAGGACAAAACTCATCCCAGAAGCAAAGAAAATGTCCACGAGCAAGCGCCTTAAGGACAAAATCATCCAAGAAGCGAAGAAAACAACCCTAATAACGCCCCTTCTCTCAAAATCCCACCGATAATCAAAGTGCCATTTCAATCTAAAATGAAAAAAATATAATAAGTCTATTCCTTATTTCAAGTATAATAGAGAAAGAGAACTTGAACGGAGTGAGAGGATTGAAAAAGGAAAGGCCTTTAGTAGAGGCGTTGCAGAGGTTTGTAGAACAAAACCCAGTATCATTGCATGTACCTGGTCATAAAAATGGTCTACTCTCAACATTACCGAAAGAGATACAATCTGCACTGCAATATGATGTGACGGAACTATCGGGGTTAGATGACTTTCATCATCCTGAGGAAGCCATTTTAAAAGCCGAACAGTTATTATCTGAGACATATCAATCTAATCGTAGTTATTTTTTGGTGAATGGTTCAACTGTAGGTAATCTTGCTATGATTTATGCAACGTGTAAAAGGAATGATAAAATTATTGTTCAACGTAATGCTCATAAGTCCATCTTCCATGCAATAGAGCTTGTAGGAGCTACCCCTATTTATATTTCTCCTGAATGGGATGAATTAACTAAAACTGCGGGGGCAGTATCAAGTAGTACATTAAGGGAAGTACTTCAAATACATAATGATATTAAAGCTGTTGTTTTAACATATCCAACATATTACGGTATTGCTTCCTCAGATCTAAAATACCAGATAGAATATTGTCATTCTTACAATATTCCTGTATTAGTAGACGAGGCACATGGGGCACACTTAATCGTAAATCAACAGTTTCCAGCTTCTGCATTAGAATTAGGTGCGGATATTGTTGTTCAATCTGCACATAAAACATTGCCTGCCATGACGATGGCTTCATTTTTACATGTGAAGTCGAATCTTATTGATGGGGAAAAGGTAAATCAGTATTTACGCATGTTACAATCTAGCAGCCCTTCATATTTACTGTTAGCTTCCCTAGATGATGCAAGACACTACATACAAACGTACTTGGAAAGCGACGGGAGTTATTTATTCGAAAAAAGAAAGGTATGGATTGAATCGTTAGAATCTATTCCTGCTCTAGAGGTGTTGGAGGTAGATGACCCATTAAAACTTCTTTTAAGAGTAGATGGGTATACTGGTTATCA
Above is a genomic segment from Lysinibacillus sp. PLM2 containing:
- a CDS encoding lysine decarboxylase; translation: MKKERPLVEALQRFVEQNPVSLHVPGHKNGLLSTLPKEIQSALQYDVTELSGLDDFHHPEEAILKAEQLLSETYQSNRSYFLVNGSTVGNLAMIYATCKRNDKIIVQRNAHKSIFHAIELVGATPIYISPEWDELTKTAGAVSSSTLREVLQIHNDIKAVVLTYPTYYGIASSDLKYQIEYCHSYNIPVLVDEAHGAHLIVNQQFPASALELGADIVVQSAHKTLPAMTMASFLHVKSNLIDGEKVNQYLRMLQSSSPSYLLLASLDDARHYIQTYLESDGSYLFEKRKVWIESLESIPALEVLEVDDPLKLLLRVDGYTGYQLKEALENQQLYVELADAYQVLLILPLLKYGQTYPFAEMRIRIKEAVSTLKKEKSFSTQVNLPTIHSPLFVLPEYSFDRIEQLEKEWIPYMRAIGRVSASMVTPYPPGIPLFVPGEKITVSKLSQLEELLMIGASFQGYHRLDEKLIYVIK